A genomic region of Rhipicephalus sanguineus isolate Rsan-2018 chromosome 1, BIME_Rsan_1.4, whole genome shotgun sequence contains the following coding sequences:
- the LOC125757041 gene encoding uncharacterized protein K02A2.6-like, translating to MRPAPKYPWYRAGIDLFEYGGKSYLSVYGALYNFPEVEELRDTSAKTVIYNLGAIFSRYGIPYEVCTDNGPQFSSRDFSRFASKYDFRHVTSSPEFPRSNGLPEKGVQVAKRLLQKTKDAREDFWLGLLSYRSTPLEDGRSPGELLQGRRLRSTLPDFSDQKTTQMWKLVQKDHSKWDLPPLDKGQTVRIKKKYWSRKAKVVKQVYPRSYEVLTENNKRLRRNRQHLLPTSEAFIQGALESEPSTDEVQ from the coding sequence ATGAGGCCAGCACCAAAATACCCATGGTATAGGGCCGGCATCGACCTGTTCGAATACGGAGGAAAGTCGTATCTGTCCGTGTATGGCGCTCTTTATAATTTTCCAGAAGTGGAGGAGCTGCGTGACACATCGGCGAAAACCGTCATCTACAATCTGGGCGCCATATTTTCGAGGTATGGTATTCCATATGAGGTGTGTACAGACAACGGACCCCAATTCAGCAGCCGCGACTTCAGCCGGTTTGCAAGCAAGTATGACTTCAGACATGTCACCTCAAGCCCGGAGTTCCCAAGGTCCAACGGACTACCAGAGAAGGGCGTGCAGGTAGCTAAAAGGCTTTTGCAGAAAACAAAAGACGCACGAGAAGATTTCTGGCTGGGCCTCCTGAGCTACAGGTCAACACCCTTAGAAGATGGACGATCGCCCGGAGAACTACTCCAAGGAAGGCGATTAAGGTCGACACTTCCAGATTTCAGTGACCAGAAGACAACACAAATGTGGAAACTTGTTCAAAAGGATCATTCCAAGTGGGATCTGCCACCACTGGACAAGGGACAGACTGTTAGGATCAAGAAAAAGTATTGGTCACGGAAAGCGAAAGTGGTCAAGCAGGTGTATCCAAGATCGTACGAAGTCTTGACAGAAAACAACAAAAGACTTCGTCGGAACAGGCAACATCTTCTCCCCACAAGCGAGGCTTTCATCCAGGGTGCCCTGGAAAGTGAACCTAGTACTGACGAAGTCCAATAA
- the LOC125759073 gene encoding uncharacterized protein LOC125759073, with product MGTTSLGSNEVKFKVDTGSQANIIPYSVYRNLRPMPPAKHRNTTLRSYDGTIIGHIGVISQEVVIGDRRQHLTFYVSKKGRQALLGLKASEMLGLVTRTVDAVAANSSEQVMQEFGELFEGTGCVPRHYTMVLSADAVPVVQAACRVPLALKEPLRSELKRMEQAGVVVKVNEPTEWEQHDQRLRSVLAAARQAGLKLNAKKCKVGIQEIEFLGDIISKDCIKPK from the exons ATGGGGACAACGAGCCTTGGCAGCAATGAAGTCAAATTCAAAGTCGACACGGGATCTCAAGCTAACATCATACCGTATTCCGTCTACAGGAATCTTCGGCCAATGCCGCCTGCCAAACACCGCAACACCACTCTGCGGTCATACGATGGGACCATCATCGGACACATAGGCGTCATCAGCCAAGAAGTGGTCATCGGTGACAGACGCCAGCACTTGACCTTCTACGTCTCCAAGAAAGGAAGACAGGCACTACTCGGGCTCAAGGCGAGTGAAATGCTCGGGCTGGTTACCAGGACAGTCGACGCAGTGGCAGCAAACAGCTCCGAACAAGTAATGCAAGAATTCGGCGAATTATTCGAAGGTACCGGCTGCGTGCCACGACACTACACGATGGTTCTCTCCGCGGATGCTGTCCCAGTGGTTCAAGCCGCCTGCCGAGTCCCGTTAGCCCTGAAGGAACCACTTCGCAGCGAGCTGAAGCGGATGGAGCAAGCGGGTGTTGTGGTCAAGGTGAACGAGCCAACTGAATGG GAGCAACACGACCAGCGCTTGAGATCAGTCCTCGCAGCTGCAAGGCAAGCTGGACTGAAGCTAAACGCCAAGAAGTGCAAGGTTGGTATTCAAGAAATCGAATTTCTGGGGGATATTATCTCCAAAGACTGTATAAAACCCAAATGA